A single window of Archangium gephyra DNA harbors:
- a CDS encoding serine/threonine protein kinase, with amino-acid sequence MTTPAPTPLCPQCGSNLSAAGLCPRCLLLGALDEEPELHPVSGLPSRFGDYELLELLGRGGMGRVYRARHLRLERVVALKMLVGGGLASEAELHRFRAETEAAARLDHPSIVPIYEVGEHDGCPYFTMKYVEGGNLADNLERFRGNARRVAEVLAVLARAVHHGHQRGILHRDLKPANVLLDAGGRPHVADFGVARHLEKEAHHTRSGIVVGTPGYMSPEQAAGRSRNLTTATDVYGLGAILYELLTGQPPFTADTPTQVLRRVLETEPTPPHQLAPGIDRDLETLCLKCLEKDPARRYGSAEELAEELERYLRGEPILARPMGRAARVWRWCRRHPVPAGLVGSIAWLLLVTAGAAITVAQAQVDDRRREELSTNIYAARTVAGTVLFKLEEYSDAIERAASSPRLREPLLRHDLPALQGFCREMYEAHEDPRLGLKLPGGESPFDSWFIVDAQGTVLARWPEPSRDFLGKNFAWRDYFEGAKRNALAQRVQPYISRAFLSEADDRHRFAISIPLLDAEGGWRGVLVGMVGTGATLGSLRLSDPDEARHRTAVLVAPRDRNRSEAGQPAPGGYIILLHEALGHGESLPLDGGLARELDEVRRSLTLAEGEQLRMPEPWPTVTLAEHRDPLATREGPWLAALAPVGYTGFVIIVQTPADAAFEMDKTLARRLVLWGGVPFLLGEALLGLVLWSAWRATVRWRESRET; translated from the coding sequence ATGACGACTCCCGCGCCCACGCCCCTGTGCCCCCAGTGTGGCTCGAACCTGAGCGCGGCGGGCCTGTGCCCCCGCTGTCTGCTGCTCGGCGCGCTCGACGAGGAGCCCGAGCTCCATCCGGTCTCCGGCCTCCCCTCGCGCTTCGGGGACTACGAGCTGCTCGAGCTCCTGGGCCGGGGAGGCATGGGCCGGGTGTACCGCGCGCGGCACCTGCGCCTGGAGCGCGTGGTGGCCTTGAAGATGCTCGTGGGGGGCGGGCTGGCCAGCGAGGCCGAGCTGCACCGCTTCCGCGCCGAGACCGAGGCCGCGGCCCGGCTGGATCATCCGAGCATCGTCCCCATCTACGAGGTCGGCGAGCACGACGGCTGCCCCTACTTCACGATGAAGTACGTGGAGGGCGGCAATCTCGCCGACAACCTGGAGCGGTTCCGAGGCAATGCCCGGCGAGTGGCCGAGGTGCTCGCGGTGCTCGCGCGGGCGGTGCACCACGGACACCAGCGCGGCATCCTGCACCGCGATCTGAAGCCGGCCAACGTGCTGCTGGATGCCGGGGGACGGCCGCACGTGGCGGACTTCGGCGTGGCCCGGCACCTGGAGAAGGAGGCCCACCACACCCGGTCCGGCATCGTGGTGGGCACGCCGGGCTACATGTCACCGGAACAGGCCGCCGGACGCTCCAGGAACCTGACCACCGCCACCGACGTCTACGGCCTGGGCGCCATCCTCTACGAGCTGCTCACGGGCCAGCCGCCCTTCACGGCGGACACCCCCACCCAGGTGCTCCGGCGGGTCCTCGAGACCGAGCCCACTCCACCGCACCAGCTCGCGCCCGGCATCGATCGGGACCTGGAGACGCTGTGTCTCAAGTGCCTGGAGAAGGATCCGGCGCGGCGCTACGGCTCGGCGGAGGAGCTGGCCGAGGAGTTGGAGCGTTATCTTCGGGGCGAGCCCATCCTCGCCCGGCCCATGGGGAGGGCCGCTCGGGTGTGGCGGTGGTGCCGGCGGCACCCGGTCCCCGCGGGGCTGGTGGGCAGCATCGCCTGGCTGCTGCTCGTCACGGCGGGGGCGGCCATCACCGTGGCACAAGCGCAGGTGGACGATCGGCGCAGGGAGGAGCTGAGCACGAACATCTACGCCGCCCGCACGGTCGCGGGCACGGTGCTCTTCAAGCTCGAGGAGTACAGCGACGCCATCGAGCGGGCCGCCAGCTCGCCCCGGTTGCGCGAGCCGCTCCTGCGCCATGATCTGCCCGCCCTCCAGGGCTTCTGCCGGGAGATGTACGAGGCGCACGAGGATCCCCGGCTCGGCCTGAAGCTCCCGGGTGGGGAGTCGCCGTTCGACAGCTGGTTCATCGTGGATGCCCAGGGGACGGTGCTGGCCCGCTGGCCCGAGCCATCCCGGGACTTCCTGGGGAAGAACTTCGCGTGGCGCGACTACTTCGAAGGCGCGAAACGCAACGCGCTCGCGCAGCGGGTCCAGCCCTACATCTCACGCGCGTTCCTGTCCGAGGCGGATGATCGCCACCGCTTCGCGATCTCCATTCCGCTGCTCGATGCGGAGGGGGGATGGAGGGGAGTGCTGGTGGGCATGGTGGGCACCGGCGCCACCCTGGGTTCCCTGCGCCTGAGCGATCCGGACGAGGCCCGGCACCGGACGGCCGTGCTCGTCGCGCCTCGGGACAGGAACCGGAGCGAGGCCGGACAGCCGGCCCCCGGGGGTTACATCATCCTGCTCCACGAGGCGCTCGGGCACGGCGAGTCCCTGCCACTCGATGGAGGCCTGGCGCGTGAGCTCGACGAGGTGCGCAGGTCCCTGACCCTCGCGGAGGGCGAGCAGCTCCGGATGCCCGAGCCCTGGCCCACCGTGACGCTCGCCGAGCACCGGGATCCACTCGCGACAAGGGAGGGACCCTGGCTCGCGGCCCTGGCACCGGTGGGCTACACGGGGTTCGTCATCATCGTGCAGACGCCCGCCGACGCGGCCTTCGAGATGGACAAGACGCTGGCCCGCCGCCTGGTGCTGTGGGGCGGCGTGCCCTTCCTGCTCGGGGAAGCGTTGCTCGGGCTCGTGTTGTGGTCCGCCTGGCGTGCGACGGTCCGGTGGCGCGAGTCCCGGGAGACATGA
- a CDS encoding TPM domain-containing protein, with translation MQERKRALAWCVLVLLIGLPAMGATVKSIPMPEPGTWSVDTTGRLRAETLAELNRIGTQVNASGQGQLAIVMVDSTEGRQPRAFATELFNHWGVGHAERNDGALLFVAMDDRKVEIVLGDGVDSAEDIQRSDAVMARIIPLFKQGDADSAVLEGTQGLSALLAQHPASTAPGTGMSLGGGLAAPNQLSEESGSRSSGGSPAFGLFVVAAVIAGIVAIFKMDKNSRGPRKPRRSTTTTTTPYWGGGGFFGGGGYSGGGGGGGGGGYGGGSSSGGGSSGSF, from the coding sequence ATGCAGGAAAGGAAGAGAGCGCTCGCCTGGTGTGTGTTGGTGTTGCTCATCGGTCTTCCCGCGATGGGCGCGACGGTGAAATCCATTCCGATGCCCGAGCCGGGAACCTGGTCGGTGGACACCACCGGCAGACTCCGGGCCGAGACCCTCGCGGAGCTGAACCGGATTGGAACGCAGGTCAATGCGTCCGGCCAGGGGCAGCTCGCCATCGTCATGGTGGACTCGACGGAGGGACGGCAGCCTCGCGCCTTCGCCACCGAGCTCTTCAATCACTGGGGCGTCGGGCATGCGGAGCGGAACGATGGAGCACTCCTGTTCGTCGCCATGGACGATCGCAAGGTGGAGATCGTCCTCGGGGATGGCGTGGACTCGGCCGAGGACATCCAGCGCAGCGATGCGGTGATGGCCCGCATCATCCCCCTCTTCAAGCAAGGAGACGCCGACAGCGCGGTGCTCGAGGGGACGCAAGGGTTGAGCGCATTGCTGGCCCAGCATCCCGCCAGCACCGCTCCGGGCACCGGTATGTCCCTGGGTGGCGGGTTGGCGGCGCCGAATCAGCTCAGCGAAGAGAGCGGCTCACGGAGTTCCGGCGGCTCTCCCGCCTTCGGACTCTTCGTGGTCGCCGCCGTCATCGCCGGGATCGTGGCGATATTCAAGATGGACAAGAACTCCCGTGGGCCCCGGAAGCCCCGCCGTTCGACCACCACCACCACCACCCCTTACTGGGGAGGTGGAGGCTTCTTTGGCGGTGGCGGCTACTCTGGCGGCGGTGGCGGAGGTGGAGGCGGCGGCTACGGAGGCGGCAGCTCGTCTGGAGGAGGCAGCAGCGGGAGCTTCTAA
- a CDS encoding dipeptidase codes for MRPTTAFLSLFLLAASSCTHGSNRQDAPANLSSTDLAERSRALAKRVIIADGHIDVPYRLHEKLGPHGEPTEDISQRTAEGDFDYPRAVEGGFDVAFMSIYIPADLQTKPGASKALADSLIDMVEKLARQSPGKFAMARSVEEARRNSQEGKVSFAMGIENGSAIEDSLQNVAHFHQRGVRYITLTHSKDNQISDASFNTGKRTWNGLSPFGKQVVAEMNRVGIMVDVSHLSDDAIRQAVELSQTPVIASHSSCRHFTPGFERNISDELIRALAAKGGVVMINFGSAFLSQAYNAYELEGRKVVTAFAQERGLALDSPEVKAFVESYMREHPAPLARVEDVADHIEHVVKLVGIDHVGLGSDFDGVGPTLPIGLKDVSQYPNLFRVLLERGYSEADIEKVASGNVFRVWQRVESHAAGR; via the coding sequence ATGAGACCGACCACCGCGTTCCTCAGCCTCTTCCTGCTCGCCGCCTCGTCCTGCACCCATGGCTCGAACCGCCAGGACGCTCCCGCGAACCTCTCGTCCACGGACCTCGCCGAGCGCAGCCGCGCGCTCGCGAAGCGCGTCATCATCGCTGATGGCCACATCGACGTGCCGTACCGTCTCCACGAGAAGCTGGGGCCCCATGGCGAGCCCACCGAGGACATCTCGCAGCGCACCGCCGAGGGTGACTTCGACTACCCGCGCGCCGTGGAGGGCGGGTTCGACGTGGCCTTCATGTCCATCTACATCCCCGCCGATCTCCAGACGAAGCCCGGGGCTTCGAAGGCCCTCGCGGACTCGCTGATCGACATGGTGGAGAAGCTCGCCCGCCAGTCGCCCGGGAAGTTCGCCATGGCCCGCTCGGTCGAGGAGGCCCGGCGCAACTCCCAGGAGGGCAAGGTGTCCTTCGCCATGGGCATCGAGAACGGCTCGGCCATCGAGGACTCGCTCCAGAACGTGGCGCACTTCCACCAGCGCGGCGTGCGCTACATCACCCTCACGCACTCCAAGGACAACCAGATCAGCGATGCCTCCTTCAACACGGGCAAGCGCACCTGGAACGGCCTCAGCCCCTTCGGCAAGCAGGTGGTGGCCGAGATGAACCGCGTGGGCATCATGGTGGATGTCTCGCACCTCTCGGATGACGCCATCCGCCAGGCGGTGGAGTTGAGCCAGACGCCCGTCATCGCCTCGCACTCCTCGTGCCGCCACTTCACGCCCGGCTTCGAGCGCAACATCAGCGACGAGCTCATCCGCGCCCTGGCCGCGAAGGGTGGGGTGGTGATGATCAACTTCGGCTCCGCCTTCCTGTCCCAGGCCTACAACGCCTACGAGTTGGAGGGCCGCAAGGTGGTGACGGCCTTCGCCCAGGAGCGAGGCCTCGCCCTCGATAGCCCCGAGGTGAAGGCGTTCGTGGAGTCCTATATGCGCGAGCATCCCGCCCCGCTCGCCCGGGTGGAGGACGTGGCCGACCACATCGAGCACGTGGTGAAGCTGGTGGGCATCGACCACGTGGGCCTCGGCTCGGACTTCGATGGCGTGGGCCCCACGCTCCCCATCGGCCTCAAGGACGTGTCCCAGTACCCGAACCTCTTCCGCGTCCTGCTCGAGCGCGGCTACAGCGAGGCGGACATCGAGAAGGTCGCCTCGGGCAACGTCTTCCGCGTGTGGCAGCGGGTCGAGTCCCACGCCGCCGGCCGCTGA